One Qipengyuania gaetbuli genomic region harbors:
- a CDS encoding MlaD family protein has product METRANYVWVGAVTLAVLAALALFIVWLARWGEGAQKEYDIFFKQSVAGLANGSQVSFAGVPVGQVSQIVLWDKDPEFVRVRISVKEEVPILVGTTATIQGSFTGVSTILLDGARSGAPPISCETTACTEGVPIIPPQDGGLNALLSNAPLLLERLATLTERLTQLLDDENQGEIAGILANTNDMTRSLAATAPQIERTMAELQVTLREASEALDEFEKVTASTDRLINTEGEQLAAELRKTLASAGGAARALEQTLEEARPATKQLTESTLPAAEATLRDLRATSKALRSVTEKIEEKGAGSLLSSQPLPEYEP; this is encoded by the coding sequence ATGGAAACGCGGGCAAATTATGTTTGGGTGGGGGCCGTTACGCTGGCTGTGCTGGCGGCACTCGCGCTGTTCATCGTCTGGCTGGCGCGCTGGGGCGAAGGCGCCCAGAAGGAATACGACATCTTCTTCAAGCAGTCGGTGGCGGGCCTCGCCAACGGCAGCCAGGTCAGCTTTGCCGGCGTTCCCGTAGGCCAGGTCAGCCAGATCGTGCTGTGGGACAAGGACCCCGAATTCGTGCGCGTGCGCATTTCCGTGAAGGAAGAAGTGCCGATCCTCGTCGGGACCACTGCCACCATCCAGGGCAGCTTCACCGGCGTTTCGACCATTCTGCTCGACGGTGCGCGAAGCGGCGCTCCGCCGATTTCCTGCGAGACGACCGCCTGCACCGAAGGCGTGCCGATCATCCCTCCGCAGGACGGCGGGCTAAACGCGCTGCTGTCGAACGCCCCGCTGCTGCTGGAACGGCTGGCGACGCTTACCGAACGCCTCACGCAATTGCTCGATGACGAGAACCAGGGCGAGATCGCCGGTATCCTCGCCAATACGAACGACATGACCCGCAGCCTTGCCGCAACGGCTCCGCAGATCGAGCGCACGATGGCAGAACTGCAGGTGACCTTGCGCGAGGCGAGCGAGGCGCTCGACGAATTCGAAAAGGTTACGGCATCGACCGACCGCCTGATCAACACCGAAGGTGAACAGCTGGCTGCCGAGCTGCGCAAGACGCTTGCGTCTGCCGGCGGCGCGGCAAGGGCGCTCGAACAGACGCTTGAGGAAGCGCGGCCCGCGACCAAGCAGCTCACCGAAAGCACGCTGCCTGCTGCCGAGGCGACGCTGCGCGACCTGCGCGCGACCAGCAAGGCGCTGCGCAGCGTGACCGAGAAAATAGAAGAGAAGGGCGCAGGATCGCTGCTTTCCAGTCAGCCGCTGCCCGAATACGAACCCTAA
- a CDS encoding ABC-type transport auxiliary lipoprotein family protein, which produces MNPTKTLAILAPALLLGGCISFGGEPPESLLTLTPSASAPAGTGGSSASGTAIALVDFDAPAALDVTRVPVQVTATELAYLKDAVWVEKPARLFRRLVAETIRTQSGRVVIDGDDPGALATNRLTGTLRQFGYDATTSSVVVVFDAVRPGEGQAVETRRFQAVVPGVTPDVQGVGPALNRAANDVAAQVAEWVG; this is translated from the coding sequence ATGAACCCGACCAAGACCCTCGCGATCCTCGCCCCCGCGCTCCTGCTGGGCGGCTGCATCAGCTTCGGCGGCGAACCGCCCGAAAGCCTGCTCACCCTGACTCCGAGCGCCAGCGCGCCTGCCGGAACGGGTGGCTCCAGCGCATCTGGCACGGCCATCGCACTCGTTGACTTCGATGCGCCCGCCGCCCTCGACGTGACGCGCGTTCCTGTCCAGGTGACCGCCACCGAGCTGGCCTATCTCAAGGATGCCGTCTGGGTCGAAAAGCCCGCACGCCTGTTCCGCCGACTTGTTGCTGAAACCATCCGCACCCAGTCGGGCCGCGTGGTGATCGACGGCGACGATCCGGGTGCGCTTGCAACCAACCGACTGACCGGCACGCTGCGCCAGTTCGGCTATGACGCCACGACGTCGAGCGTGGTGGTGGTCTTCGACGCCGTGCGTCCCGGCGAGGGGCAGGCGGTCGAGACCCGCCGTTTCCAGGCAGTCGTGCCCGGCGTGACGCCCGATGTGCAGGGTGTCGGCCCCGCACTCAACCGCGCGGCGAACGATGTCGCCGCGCAGGTCGCGGAGTGGGTCGGTTAG
- a CDS encoding ATP12 family chaperone protein has product MKRFYKDVTVARTDIGWTVQLDGRPIKTQGGKPQVLPTEALAEMLAAEWRSQGETIDPSTFRFRDMADYALDVVASDPEPVVEKLLGYAETDTLCYRADPEEPLYRRQQEIWEPLLTAFEAREGVTLHRVSGVLHKPQAEASLARLRERLAGLGAFELAALEQLTSLAASLCIGLGALEEDADTEALWAAANLEEEWQADLWGREEEAEERRAKRKRDFLAAVEFARVSG; this is encoded by the coding sequence ATGAAACGCTTCTACAAGGACGTGACCGTCGCCCGGACCGACATCGGCTGGACGGTCCAGCTTGATGGCCGACCGATCAAGACGCAGGGCGGAAAGCCGCAGGTCCTGCCGACCGAGGCCTTGGCGGAAATGCTCGCAGCCGAATGGCGTTCGCAGGGCGAGACAATCGATCCCTCTACCTTCCGGTTCCGCGATATGGCGGACTATGCACTCGACGTGGTGGCAAGCGATCCCGAGCCAGTGGTCGAGAAGCTGCTCGGCTATGCGGAAACCGATACGCTTTGCTACCGCGCCGATCCGGAAGAGCCGCTCTACCGTCGCCAGCAGGAAATTTGGGAGCCGCTGCTGACGGCCTTCGAGGCACGCGAGGGCGTGACCCTGCACCGCGTCAGCGGCGTGCTGCACAAGCCGCAGGCCGAAGCGTCGCTGGCAAGGCTGCGCGAGCGACTGGCAGGCCTCGGTGCGTTCGAGCTAGCCGCTCTCGAGCAGCTTACATCGCTGGCGGCTTCGCTCTGCATCGGTCTCGGCGCGCTGGAAGAGGATGCAGATACCGAGGCGCTGTGGGCCGCCGCCAATCTCGAGGAAGAATGGCAGGCCGATCTCTGGGGCCGCGAGGAAGAAGCGGAAGAACGCCGCGCCAAGCGGAAGCGCGATTTCCTGGCGGCAGTCGAGTTTGCGCGGGTCAGCGGCTAA
- a CDS encoding HAD-IA family hydrolase, producing the protein MTRLAIFDCDGTLVDGQAAVCETMERAFGAVGAPPPDRNAIRRTVGLSLPLAVRHLMADAREADQLQVVEAYKQLFRETRLSGALHEPLFDGMADLLERLHADGWLLGVATGKSDRGLHSCLDTHGIKHRFATLHGADRYPSKPHPAMLEAALAETGIDAGDAVMIGDTVFDIHMACDIGVRAIGVGWGYHEAEELLAAGAVGVAQTMDELEKLIRE; encoded by the coding sequence ATGACGCGCCTCGCCATCTTCGATTGCGACGGCACGCTGGTCGACGGCCAGGCCGCCGTGTGCGAGACGATGGAGCGTGCCTTCGGGGCGGTTGGAGCGCCTCCCCCCGACCGCAACGCCATCCGGCGCACCGTCGGCCTCAGCCTCCCGCTCGCTGTGCGCCACCTCATGGCGGACGCGCGAGAAGCTGACCAGCTACAGGTGGTCGAGGCCTACAAGCAACTGTTCCGCGAAACGCGCCTGTCGGGCGCCCTGCACGAACCGCTATTCGACGGCATGGCCGACCTGCTCGAGAGGCTGCACGCAGATGGCTGGCTGCTTGGCGTAGCCACGGGAAAGAGTGACCGCGGCCTGCATTCCTGCCTCGATACCCACGGGATCAAGCACCGCTTCGCCACGCTGCACGGCGCGGACCGCTATCCATCAAAGCCGCATCCCGCCATGCTGGAGGCCGCACTTGCCGAAACGGGTATCGATGCGGGCGATGCAGTGATGATCGGCGACACGGTCTTCGACATCCACATGGCCTGCGATATCGGCGTGCGCGCGATCGGGGTCGGCTGGGGCTATCACGAGGCCGAAGAATTGCTCGCTGCAGGCGCCGTGGGCGTCGCGCAGACCATGGACGAACTGGAGAAACTGATCCGTGAGTGA
- a CDS encoding FMN-binding negative transcriptional regulator yields the protein MHPNPLFRSEDRALFEALIDEIGFGMVFHTTPDGPRVAHVPLLSTGDGAVQFHLARGNALTRHLDGAAALVTVNGPDAYISPRWYDERDTVPTWDYVALEIEGRVQRMDDEGLEALLHAVIRKFEGRLEGEGWSADESSEATWSRLFKGIVGFEMEVLAWRPTLKLSQKRTPAERERIATGLETSGSPALARLMRSLAT from the coding sequence ATGCATCCAAACCCGCTGTTCCGGAGCGAGGACAGGGCCCTGTTCGAGGCATTGATCGACGAAATCGGGTTCGGCATGGTCTTCCACACCACTCCGGACGGGCCGCGCGTGGCGCATGTCCCGCTGCTGTCCACCGGTGACGGCGCGGTTCAGTTCCACCTCGCGCGCGGCAATGCGCTTACCCGCCACCTCGACGGGGCCGCGGCGTTGGTCACCGTCAACGGCCCCGATGCCTACATCAGCCCGCGCTGGTATGACGAGCGCGACACCGTCCCCACCTGGGATTACGTCGCGCTGGAAATCGAAGGCCGCGTGCAGCGCATGGACGACGAGGGCCTCGAAGCCCTGCTTCACGCTGTCATCCGGAAATTCGAGGGACGGCTTGAAGGCGAAGGCTGGTCGGCGGATGAATCGAGCGAGGCGACATGGTCGCGCCTGTTCAAGGGCATCGTCGGCTTCGAAATGGAAGTGCTCGCCTGGCGCCCGACCTTGAAACTGTCGCAAAAGCGCACTCCGGCCGAGCGCGAACGGATTGCCACGGGCCTTGAAACGAGCGGCAGCCCTGCCCTTGCCCGGCTGATGCGGAGCCTTGCAACATGA
- a CDS encoding RluA family pseudouridine synthase produces MNTADEVRQFTVAPDDDGIRVDRWFKRHLPQIGFGTVSKWARTGQIRVDGKRVKPDDRLEQGQQIRVPPGGDAPHKKAKARRELKPAEIEQAAEMVIQKTKSALVLNKPPGLATQGGTNTFNHVDGLLDAYMEEGDDQRPRLVHRLDKDTSGVLLVARTPGSAAFFSKRFSGRSAKKIYWALVVGVPDIREGVIEAPLAKQPGSGGEKMHVDYEGGAPAKTKYRVVESAGKKAAWLELQPMTGRTHQLRVHCAAMGHPIVGDGKYGGKDAFLTGSISRKMHLHARRLIIDSPDGGKLDVTAELPEHFAASMEQIGFDEKASDATPMRDDPPPKSREEKKQQARQHAKNYRKARKGERRGRGAATASKPKPRAKPAKPPKGKR; encoded by the coding sequence ATGAATACCGCCGACGAAGTTCGCCAGTTCACCGTCGCACCCGACGATGACGGCATCCGCGTGGACCGCTGGTTCAAGCGCCACCTGCCGCAGATCGGCTTCGGCACGGTCAGCAAGTGGGCGCGCACCGGCCAGATCCGCGTCGACGGCAAGCGCGTGAAGCCCGACGACCGGCTCGAACAGGGCCAGCAGATCCGCGTGCCCCCGGGCGGCGATGCCCCGCACAAGAAAGCCAAGGCGCGCCGCGAACTCAAGCCGGCCGAGATCGAGCAGGCCGCGGAAATGGTCATCCAGAAGACCAAGTCGGCGCTCGTCCTGAACAAGCCGCCGGGCCTTGCCACACAGGGCGGCACCAACACCTTCAACCACGTCGACGGCCTGCTCGACGCCTATATGGAAGAGGGCGACGACCAGCGGCCGCGCCTCGTCCACCGGCTCGACAAGGATACCTCCGGCGTCCTGCTGGTGGCGCGCACGCCCGGCAGCGCGGCATTCTTTTCCAAGCGGTTCTCCGGCCGCAGCGCCAAGAAGATCTACTGGGCGCTGGTGGTCGGCGTGCCGGACATCCGCGAAGGCGTGATCGAGGCCCCGCTTGCCAAACAGCCCGGATCGGGCGGCGAGAAGATGCACGTGGACTATGAAGGCGGCGCGCCCGCCAAGACCAAGTACCGCGTGGTCGAGAGCGCAGGAAAGAAGGCGGCCTGGCTCGAACTGCAACCGATGACCGGCCGCACGCACCAGCTGCGCGTTCACTGTGCCGCGATGGGCCACCCGATCGTCGGCGACGGCAAGTATGGCGGCAAGGATGCCTTCCTGACCGGCTCGATCAGCCGCAAGATGCACCTCCACGCCCGCCGCCTGATCATCGACAGTCCCGATGGCGGAAAGCTGGACGTGACGGCCGAGCTGCCCGAGCACTTCGCCGCCAGCATGGAGCAGATCGGCTTCGACGAGAAGGCCAGCGACGCGACGCCGATGCGCGACGATCCGCCGCCCAAGTCGCGCGAGGAAAAGAAGCAGCAGGCCCGCCAGCACGCGAAGAACTATCGCAAGGCGCGCAAGGGCGAGCGACGCGGGCGCGGCGCGGCCACGGCCAGCAAGCCCAAGCCGCGGGCGAAGCCGGCCAAACCGCCCAAGGGCAAGCGCTGA
- the crcB gene encoding fluoride efflux transporter CrcB, which produces MSTLSPSIATLYVALGGGVGAALRYQTGRAMTQWLGAPIMGAFPFATLAVNAVGSLLMGLLAGWLVRSGGAMSEQARLLLGVGVLGGFTTFSAFSLEMVLLIERGQYLFATLYAVLSFALGISGLMVGLALMRMTA; this is translated from the coding sequence ATGTCGACCCTCTCCCCATCCATCGCCACGCTCTACGTCGCCCTAGGCGGCGGAGTCGGTGCCGCGCTGCGTTACCAGACCGGCCGCGCCATGACGCAGTGGCTCGGCGCGCCGATCATGGGCGCATTCCCCTTCGCCACCCTCGCCGTGAATGCGGTCGGCAGCCTGCTGATGGGCCTGCTGGCGGGCTGGCTGGTGCGCAGCGGCGGCGCGATGAGCGAACAGGCCCGCCTGCTCCTCGGCGTCGGCGTGCTGGGCGGTTTCACCACCTTCAGCGCCTTCAGCCTCGAGATGGTCCTGCTGATCGAGCGCGGCCAGTACCTGTTCGCAACGCTTTATGCCGTCCTGTCCTTTGCGCTCGGCATTTCCGGCCTGATGGTGGGTCTTGCGCTAATGAGGATGACGGCATGA
- the rpsU gene encoding 30S ribosomal protein S21, whose product MQIMVRDNNVDQALRALKKKLQREGVYREMKLRRHYEKPSEKRAREKAAAVRRARKLERKRMERDGIK is encoded by the coding sequence ATGCAGATCATGGTTCGCGATAACAATGTCGACCAGGCCCTCCGCGCGCTCAAGAAGAAGCTGCAGCGTGAAGGCGTGTATCGCGAAATGAAGCTGCGTCGCCACTACGAAAAGCCGAGCGAAAAGCGCGCCCGCGAAAAGGCTGCTGCCGTTCGCCGCGCCCGCAAGCTCGAGCGCAAGCGCATGGAGCGTGACGGCATCAAGTAA
- a CDS encoding FKBP-type peptidyl-prolyl cis-trans isomerase: MTEITRVPLQPIAKGSLTKLWLGVIVAILIGGGLAWAAMPKGLDVEVITEGTGPSPQIGDVVFAKYVGTLTDGTEFDRSQPSPFPPGVFPDGTPFPLEENGGLIQGFVDGLLQTREGGKYRIEIPADQAYGANPPAGSPIPPNADLVFEVEIIDIMPLPEAQQRLMQLQQQMQAQQGQAAPEGAPVE; the protein is encoded by the coding sequence ATGACCGAGATCACCCGCGTTCCCCTCCAGCCCATCGCCAAGGGCTCGCTCACCAAGCTGTGGCTGGGCGTCATCGTGGCCATCCTGATCGGTGGCGGCCTTGCCTGGGCGGCCATGCCGAAGGGTCTCGACGTGGAAGTGATTACCGAAGGCACCGGTCCTTCGCCGCAGATCGGCGACGTGGTGTTCGCGAAATACGTCGGCACGCTGACCGACGGCACGGAATTCGATCGGTCGCAGCCAAGCCCGTTCCCGCCGGGCGTGTTCCCCGACGGTACGCCGTTCCCGCTCGAGGAAAATGGCGGTCTGATCCAGGGCTTCGTCGACGGACTGCTGCAGACCAGGGAAGGCGGCAAGTACCGCATCGAGATCCCGGCCGACCAGGCCTACGGCGCGAATCCCCCCGCCGGATCGCCGATTCCGCCGAATGCTGACCTCGTGTTCGAAGTCGAAATCATCGACATCATGCCGCTGCCCGAAGCGCAGCAGCGCCTGATGCAGCTCCAGCAGCAAATGCAGGCGCAGCAGGGCCAGGCCGCTCCCGAGGGTGCGCCCGTCGAATAA
- the gatC gene encoding Asp-tRNA(Asn)/Glu-tRNA(Gln) amidotransferase subunit GatC — translation MSVTREEVAKIASLARIRMADAELDRMVPELNGILDWVEQLGEVDTAGVEPMTAVIPNTLRLRDDVIDADPHTAGGRRDEVLANAPAAEHGFFGVPKVIE, via the coding sequence ATGTCCGTTACCCGAGAAGAAGTGGCGAAAATCGCCTCGCTGGCCCGCATTCGCATGGCGGATGCGGAGCTCGATCGCATGGTCCCCGAACTCAACGGCATTCTCGACTGGGTCGAGCAGCTGGGCGAGGTCGATACTGCAGGCGTGGAGCCGATGACCGCGGTCATCCCCAACACGCTGCGCCTGCGCGACGACGTAATCGATGCCGACCCCCACACCGCCGGCGGTCGCCGCGACGAGGTGCTGGCCAATGCCCCTGCCGCCGAACACGGTTTCTTCGGCGTGCCCAAGGTGATCGAATAA
- the gatA gene encoding Asp-tRNA(Asn)/Glu-tRNA(Gln) amidotransferase subunit GatA: protein MTDFTQLGVKQIRDGVAGGDFTAREVAESFNAAVAEAAELNAFIVTTPDHALAAADATDAKRAKGEELGKMGGVPIGMKDLFATKGVQTTAASHILEGFKPEYESTVSQNLWDAGAGMLGKLNLDQFAMGSSNETSYFGNVNSPWKKEGTNAAMSPGGSSGGSSSAVAARIAPAATGTDTGGSIRQPAAFTGICGIKPTYGRCSRWGVVAFASSLDQAGPMARSVEDCAIMLEAMAGFDPKDATSLDMPVPNWEAALSADLKGKKVGIPREYRMDGTDEEILKSWEQGKEWLRDAGAEIVDVSLPHTKYALPAYYIVAPAEASSNLARYDGVRYGLRELPDGAGLQDMYAATRAAGFGDEVKRRILIGTYVLSAGFYDAYYTQAQKIRTLVARDFEQAFTQCDVILAPTTPTASFPLGSLNEDPLTMYLNDVFAVPASLAGLPAMSVPAMLNSDGLPLGLQLVGKPFDEQGVLNAGLAIQNRANFNAQPEKWW from the coding sequence ATGACCGATTTTACGCAGCTTGGCGTCAAGCAGATCCGCGACGGCGTGGCCGGCGGCGACTTCACCGCGCGCGAAGTGGCGGAAAGCTTCAACGCGGCCGTGGCCGAAGCAGCCGAACTCAACGCCTTCATCGTTACCACGCCCGACCATGCGCTGGCTGCCGCCGACGCGACCGACGCGAAGCGTGCGAAGGGCGAAGAGCTGGGCAAGATGGGCGGCGTGCCGATCGGCATGAAGGATCTGTTCGCCACCAAGGGCGTCCAGACCACCGCCGCCAGCCACATCCTCGAAGGGTTCAAGCCCGAGTATGAAAGCACCGTCTCGCAGAACCTGTGGGACGCAGGCGCGGGCATGCTGGGCAAGCTCAACCTCGACCAGTTCGCCATGGGTTCGTCCAACGAGACGAGCTATTTCGGCAACGTCAATTCACCGTGGAAGAAAGAAGGTACCAATGCCGCGATGAGCCCGGGCGGCTCGTCGGGCGGTTCGTCCTCCGCGGTCGCCGCGCGCATTGCGCCGGCTGCCACCGGTACCGACACCGGCGGCTCGATCCGCCAGCCCGCCGCCTTTACCGGCATCTGCGGCATCAAGCCGACCTATGGTCGCTGCAGCCGCTGGGGCGTCGTCGCCTTCGCCAGCTCGCTCGACCAGGCAGGCCCGATGGCCCGCAGCGTCGAGGATTGCGCGATCATGCTCGAAGCCATGGCCGGTTTCGACCCCAAGGACGCGACCAGCCTCGACATGCCTGTGCCCAATTGGGAGGCCGCGCTGTCGGCGGACCTCAAGGGCAAGAAGGTCGGCATCCCGCGCGAATACCGCATGGACGGGACCGACGAGGAAATCCTCAAGAGCTGGGAACAGGGCAAGGAATGGTTGCGCGATGCAGGCGCCGAGATCGTCGACGTCTCGCTGCCGCACACCAAGTATGCGCTGCCTGCTTATTACATCGTCGCTCCGGCAGAAGCCTCGTCCAACCTCGCGCGCTATGACGGCGTGCGCTACGGCCTGCGCGAACTGCCCGACGGTGCAGGCCTGCAGGACATGTACGCCGCCACCCGCGCCGCCGGTTTCGGCGACGAGGTGAAGCGCCGTATTCTCATCGGCACCTACGTGCTCAGCGCCGGTTTCTACGACGCCTATTACACGCAGGCCCAAAAGATCCGCACGCTGGTCGCGCGCGATTTCGAGCAGGCGTTCACCCAGTGCGACGTGATCCTTGCGCCGACCACGCCGACCGCCAGCTTCCCGCTCGGTTCGCTCAACGAAGACCCGCTGACGATGTACCTGAACGACGTCTTCGCGGTTCCGGCCTCGCTTGCAGGCCTGCCTGCCATGAGCGTGCCTGCCATGCTAAATTCCGACGGCCTGCCGCTCGGCCTGCAGCTGGTCGGCAAGCCCTTCGACGAACAGGGCGTGCTGAACGCAGGCCTTGCGATCCAGAACCGCGCAAACTTCAACGCTCAGCCGGAGAAATGGTGGTGA
- the gatB gene encoding Asp-tRNA(Asn)/Glu-tRNA(Gln) amidotransferase subunit GatB: MVVSTYRIQGATGEWEVVIGLEVHAQVTSNAKLFSGASTAFGAEPNTQVSLVDAAMPGMLPVPNRECIRQAVRTGMAIEAQINKWSRFDRKNYFYADLPQGYQISQLYHPLVGEGSLHIEADEKAGIPEDKVIGIERIHVEQDAGKLMHDQHPTMSYVDLNRVGIALMEIVSKPDMRSPAEAGAYVRKLRSILRYVGSCDGNMEEGSMRADVNVSVRRPGEEFGTRTETKNVNSVRFVMQVIEYEANRQVDVIENGGTVDQETRLFDPNTGTTRTMRSKEDAHDYRYFPDPDLLPLELEDSFLEECRASLPELPDAKRTRYENDLGLTPYNARELTAEVETFARFETLLAETARQIGQPEAKVATQVANWALSVAPGVLKSLGDEADPANATAEAQAKILAMQDKGDISGGQAKEIYEIVLKTGGDPETIADEKGLKQVSDTGAIEAAIDAIIAANGDKVEEYRGGKDKLFGFFVGQTMKAMQGKANPAVVNQILKDKLDG; the protein is encoded by the coding sequence ATGGTGGTGAGCACTTACCGTATCCAGGGCGCCACGGGCGAATGGGAGGTCGTGATCGGCCTCGAAGTCCATGCGCAGGTCACTTCGAACGCCAAGCTGTTTTCGGGCGCCAGCACTGCCTTCGGTGCTGAACCGAATACGCAGGTCAGCCTCGTCGACGCGGCGATGCCGGGCATGCTGCCCGTGCCGAACCGCGAATGCATCCGCCAGGCGGTGCGCACCGGCATGGCGATCGAGGCGCAGATCAACAAGTGGTCGCGCTTCGACCGCAAGAACTACTTCTACGCCGACCTGCCGCAGGGCTACCAGATCAGCCAGCTCTACCACCCGCTGGTGGGTGAAGGCTCGCTGCATATCGAGGCGGACGAGAAGGCCGGCATTCCCGAAGACAAGGTCATCGGGATCGAGCGCATCCACGTCGAACAGGACGCGGGCAAGCTGATGCACGACCAGCATCCGACCATGTCCTATGTCGACCTCAACCGCGTCGGCATCGCGCTGATGGAAATCGTGTCCAAGCCCGACATGCGCAGCCCTGCCGAAGCGGGCGCTTATGTCCGCAAGCTGCGCTCGATCCTGCGTTATGTCGGCTCGTGTGACGGCAATATGGAAGAAGGCTCCATGCGCGCCGACGTGAACGTGTCGGTCCGCCGCCCGGGCGAGGAATTCGGCACGCGCACCGAAACCAAGAACGTGAATTCCGTCCGCTTCGTGATGCAGGTCATCGAATACGAGGCGAACCGCCAGGTCGACGTCATCGAGAACGGCGGCACGGTGGACCAGGAAACGCGCCTGTTCGACCCGAATACCGGCACCACGCGGACCATGCGTTCGAAGGAAGATGCGCATGACTACCGCTACTTCCCCGATCCGGACCTGCTTCCGCTCGAACTGGAGGACAGCTTCCTCGAGGAATGCCGCGCTTCGTTGCCCGAACTGCCGGATGCCAAGCGCACCCGCTACGAGAACGATCTGGGCCTCACGCCCTACAACGCCCGCGAACTGACCGCAGAGGTCGAAACCTTCGCGCGTTTCGAAACGCTGCTGGCCGAAACCGCCAGGCAGATCGGCCAGCCCGAGGCCAAGGTCGCGACGCAGGTCGCCAACTGGGCGCTCTCGGTCGCACCCGGCGTCCTGAAGTCGCTCGGTGATGAAGCCGATCCGGCCAACGCCACCGCCGAAGCGCAGGCCAAGATCCTCGCCATGCAGGACAAGGGCGACATCTCCGGCGGCCAGGCCAAGGAAATCTACGAGATCGTCCTCAAGACTGGCGGCGATCCGGAAACGATTGCCGACGAGAAGGGCCTCAAGCAGGTCAGCGACACCGGCGCCATCGAAGCGGCGATCGACGCGATCATCGCGGCCAATGGCGACAAGGTGGAGGAATACCGCGGCGGCAAGGACAAGCTGTTCGGCTTCTTCGTCGGCCAGACGATGAAGGCGATGCAGGGCAAGGCCAATCCGGCGGTCGTGAACCAGATCCTGAAGGACAAGCTCGACGGTTGA
- a CDS encoding tRNA (cytidine(34)-2'-O)-methyltransferase: MTSIVLVQPEIPGNTGAVGRTCVALDMELILIHPLGFEISDKRVKRSGLDYWPHIWLVEFGSWSDFIAERAPRSDQMFLFEEYAPRNFYEPDYPDDAYLVFGRETKGIPGEIVEAHRDQMVSLPMRSDKVRSLNLANTVAAAAYQAVRRHII; this comes from the coding sequence ATGACCTCCATCGTCCTCGTCCAGCCCGAGATACCCGGCAACACCGGGGCGGTGGGGCGCACCTGCGTGGCGCTCGACATGGAGCTGATCCTGATCCACCCGCTCGGCTTCGAGATTTCGGACAAGCGGGTGAAGCGGTCCGGCCTAGACTACTGGCCGCATATCTGGCTGGTCGAATTCGGCAGCTGGTCGGACTTCATTGCCGAACGGGCTCCGCGCAGCGACCAGATGTTCCTGTTCGAGGAATATGCCCCGCGCAATTTCTACGAACCGGATTACCCCGATGATGCCTATCTCGTCTTCGGGCGCGAGACGAAGGGCATTCCGGGCGAAATCGTCGAGGCGCACCGCGACCAGATGGTCAGCCTGCCGATGCGCTCGGACAAGGTCCGTTCGCTCAATCTGGCCAATACCGTTGCTGCAGCGGCCTACCAGGCGGTGCGCAGGCACATCATTTGA